A single region of the Latilactobacillus curvatus JCM 1096 = DSM 20019 genome encodes:
- a CDS encoding TetR/AcrR family transcriptional regulator — protein sequence MARTKRIKAEQILDKAYEMVLADGLKAITARSLAKALDCSTQPIYLEFGNMANLKQAILEQAKARLVWYVSEEQRTDDALVNLGIGYIHFATIEPELYRALFIDNHFGKDEAQLFMGQLTQTRLQDYQPLKTVSESEHERIINEAWIIITGLATLTNAKLVHYSDAEIDAMLKRMLKRCF from the coding sequence ATGGCACGGACAAAACGGATTAAAGCGGAGCAAATTCTGGATAAAGCATACGAAATGGTATTAGCGGATGGTTTAAAAGCAATTACAGCGCGCAGCCTTGCCAAGGCACTAGACTGTTCGACACAACCCATCTATTTAGAATTCGGTAATATGGCCAATCTCAAGCAAGCCATTTTGGAACAAGCCAAGGCGCGTTTGGTGTGGTATGTCAGTGAAGAACAACGAACAGATGATGCCTTAGTCAATCTCGGGATTGGCTATATTCATTTTGCTACAATCGAACCAGAACTTTACCGTGCGTTATTTATTGATAACCACTTTGGTAAGGATGAAGCACAACTTTTCATGGGGCAATTGACGCAAACTAGATTGCAGGACTATCAACCGTTAAAAACGGTTAGTGAGTCAGAACACGAACGCATTATTAACGAAGCGTGGATCATTATTACGGGTTTGGCGACCCTAACGAATGCGAAGTTGGTACACTATAGTGACGCAGAAATAGACGCGATGCTCAAACGAATGTTGAAGCGATGTTTTTAA
- the wecB gene encoding non-hydrolyzing UDP-N-acetylglucosamine 2-epimerase — protein MSKIKVMTVFGTRPEAIKMAPLVLALKERADEFEAVTVVTAQHRQMLDQVLEIFKIKPDYDLDVMKQRQTLSEITSNVLMNLDKVIATEKPDIVLVHGDTTTTFAASISAFYNQTAIGHVEAGLRTWDKYSPFPEEMNRQLTDVLSDLYFAPTSQSEANLLQENHPQKAIYITGNTAIDALKQTVQSDYNHSILDVVDADKRMILVTMHRRENQGEPMKRVFKVMRQVVETHDDVEIVYPVHLNPVVQEAAQDILGNHPRIHLIDPLDVVDFHNLAARSFFIMSDSGGVQEEAPSLGKPVLVLRDTTERPEGVEAGTLKLVGTQPEQVHDAMVELLDDQAVYDAMAHAKNPYGDGQASQRILDAIAYHFGQSKEKPEAFK, from the coding sequence GTGTCTAAAATTAAAGTAATGACTGTTTTTGGGACACGACCAGAAGCAATTAAGATGGCGCCGCTAGTATTAGCATTGAAAGAACGCGCAGATGAATTCGAAGCTGTGACGGTGGTAACTGCCCAACATCGTCAAATGTTAGATCAAGTGCTTGAAATTTTTAAAATTAAACCAGATTACGATTTGGACGTTATGAAACAACGACAAACACTTAGTGAAATTACTAGTAACGTATTAATGAACCTTGATAAAGTGATTGCAACTGAAAAACCGGATATCGTATTGGTTCATGGGGATACAACCACTACTTTCGCAGCAAGCATTAGTGCATTCTACAATCAAACAGCGATTGGCCATGTTGAAGCAGGACTAAGAACTTGGGATAAGTATTCACCATTCCCAGAAGAAATGAATCGCCAATTAACAGATGTACTCAGTGATCTTTATTTTGCACCAACCAGTCAAAGTGAAGCCAACTTATTACAAGAAAATCATCCACAAAAGGCTATTTATATTACAGGGAATACTGCAATTGATGCATTGAAGCAAACGGTTCAAAGCGACTACAATCATTCAATCTTGGATGTTGTTGATGCTGACAAACGAATGATTCTAGTAACAATGCATCGACGTGAAAACCAAGGTGAACCAATGAAACGGGTCTTCAAGGTAATGCGCCAAGTTGTTGAAACCCATGATGATGTTGAAATCGTCTATCCAGTGCATTTGAACCCTGTTGTGCAAGAAGCAGCGCAAGATATCTTAGGCAATCACCCACGGATTCATTTAATCGATCCATTGGATGTTGTTGATTTCCACAACTTAGCTGCACGGAGTTTCTTCATCATGTCTGATTCTGGTGGTGTGCAAGAAGAAGCACCGTCATTAGGCAAACCTGTGTTGGTCTTACGGGACACAACTGAACGCCCTGAAGGGGTTGAAGCAGGCACGTTGAAGTTGGTTGGGACACAACCAGAACAAGTTCATGATGCGATGGTTGAACTGTTAGATGACCAAGCTGTGTATGATGCAATGGCCCATGCCAAGAATCCATATGGTGATGGACAAGCATCTCAACGGATTTTAGATGCAATTGCTTATCATTTTGGTCAATCAAAAGAAAAACCAGAAGCGTTTAAATAA